A single Streptomyces sp. Edi2 DNA region contains:
- a CDS encoding amino acid adenylation domain-containing protein, with translation MNRPALEDVLPLTPLQEGMFFHSLYDDDAVDLYNTQMVLDLEGPLRPDVLKTAAAALIRRHPNLRAGFRQRQNGQAMQVIHREVPLSWEEADLSAADVAQAEARLTELLAADRMRRFPLDRPPLMRFTLVRLGAGRHRLVMTSHHMLLDGWSTPVLIRELFTLYEGGGDDSALPRPVAHRSYFSWLAGKDDAESERAWRGALEGLAGPTLVFSADPSRVPGMPARVTTSLSAEFGAAMDALVRDRGLTANHLVQGAWAMVLARLTGRDDMVFGTLVSGRPPEIPGIATMIGMFINTIPVRVRLEPAESVLKNLDRLRREQAALLPHHHLGLGRLQRMAGHGDLFDTFMVFENYPDDEAARPSYAGVGVEVAGGHDAAHYPLRVIAGLAGQRLVIELEYQPDLIDEDEAQVVLTALTDVLKAVVAAPDGSAGDVEFTLPSSFRRATAPAGDGTGADAGDGTGADAGDHGPAAPGPRAPQTPVEEILCGLFEKVLGRPCPSVDESFFELGGQSLTAIRLLSQVRAAFGVELSVRAVFEAPTVAGLAAQLAQAGTARPPLVAVERPELVPMSYAQRGLWFAFRLNGPGVTYNNPLPLRLSGDLDRAALAAALADLVERHEVLRTRFAEFAGRPCQVVMSSREADIRLECVELAGEGDLPDALAGAAGHAFDLATEAPLRATLFRVSEREHVLYLLTHHIASDGWSLAPLVRDLSAAYRSRTAGRTPRWEPLPVQYADYALWQRELLGAESVPDSVAARQLDYWQRQLAGVPELLQLPLDHPRPAVAGRRGATVRFALDAALHTRITELARQSDVTVFMVVQAALAALLARLGAGSDIPIGAVLAGRTDEALDDLIGFFVNTLVLRTDVSGDPAFRELLARVRETDLGAYAHQDLPFERIVEAVNPGRSLSHAPLTQVTLVFQNNERGALDLPGVRVSFEGEATGNARVDLAFNMGENHTGDGAPAGIDGLVEYAAELFAPHTVQRLADRLCRLLESATADPGTAVSALEILSADERRALLQSDEPAAGGPVPVGTFPELFEAQVRRTPQRPAVESAVESAAATVTYAELNERANRLARQLVARGAGPESYVAVALPRSAQMLEGMLAVMKAGAGYLPLDPAYPAERLAAMLADSAPALLLTTTELAGRLPHPGGLDVLLADEAATAAERAALPGTDLGDADRRAPLRVAHPAYVIFTSGSTGRPKGVMVSHAGIGALAAHQLAHYAVRPESRVLQCASPSFDVSVAEFCLALLSGACLVVPADTPAGPPLAAFLAERRITHLLIVPSALAQVPRTELPELRTVVTGAEPLSPELAGFWGRDRLLINAYGPTEGTCDVSFARRLVPDAAAASVIGRPIAGNRMYVLDQALRPVPPGVEGELYLSGGGLARGYLARPGMTAERFVADPYGAPGTRMYRTGDLAAWNADGQLQFRGRADTQVKVRGFRVELGEVEAVVAGCAGVERAVVMVREDRPGDQRLVAYVETACEYGELTARALRSEVAERLPAYMVPGAFVVVDEWPLTPNAKLDHRALPAPAQPAAGTYRPPRSPQEELVCRLFGDVLGVERVGVDDSFFELGGHSLLATRLTHRIGQALGRPLELRDIFAAPTPARLCEQLDGDGGSAFEVILPLRTSGSAAPLFCVHPIAGLSWRYSTLLSALSADHPVYAVQARGLDGTEPLPASMDELATDYARQIRAVQPEGPYHLLGWSLGGIMAQAVATALEADGQQIGLLAVLDTSPPEPGSQGTGTREEILTQMYEGYGKIYGIPEGAPEEPTADRMRAQIVEWYGEGSSELRYLGREHRAAALEVSINNAYLAAERRPDVLRADLLLVLATRKRLEAVVPEAWEEFLAGRMEIAEVDCEHSQMMDPGPAEQIARIVAPRIGRAPGAAARTGEAAAAASSTA, from the coding sequence ATGAACCGGCCCGCGCTCGAAGACGTGCTGCCGCTGACCCCGCTCCAGGAGGGAATGTTCTTCCACTCCCTCTACGACGATGACGCGGTGGACCTCTACAACACCCAGATGGTCCTCGACCTGGAGGGCCCGCTGCGGCCGGACGTCCTCAAAACCGCCGCCGCGGCGCTGATCCGCCGCCACCCCAACCTCCGCGCCGGCTTCCGGCAGCGGCAGAACGGGCAGGCGATGCAGGTCATCCACCGCGAGGTGCCGCTGTCGTGGGAGGAGGCCGACCTGTCGGCCGCCGACGTCGCACAGGCCGAGGCGCGCCTGACGGAGCTGCTGGCCGCCGACCGGATGCGCCGCTTCCCGCTCGACCGGCCGCCGCTGATGCGCTTCACCCTGGTGCGGCTGGGCGCCGGGCGGCACCGGCTGGTGATGACCAGCCACCACATGCTGCTGGACGGCTGGTCCACCCCCGTGCTGATCCGTGAGCTGTTCACGCTGTACGAGGGCGGGGGAGACGACTCGGCGCTGCCCCGGCCCGTAGCGCACCGGAGCTACTTCAGCTGGCTGGCGGGGAAGGACGACGCGGAGTCGGAGCGGGCCTGGCGCGGTGCCCTGGAAGGGCTGGCGGGGCCGACGCTGGTGTTCTCCGCCGATCCGTCGCGGGTGCCGGGCATGCCCGCGCGGGTGACGACCTCGCTGTCCGCCGAATTCGGCGCCGCCATGGACGCGCTGGTACGCGACCGCGGGTTGACGGCCAATCATCTCGTGCAGGGCGCCTGGGCCATGGTGCTGGCCCGGCTCACCGGCCGGGACGACATGGTGTTCGGCACGCTGGTCTCCGGCCGCCCGCCGGAGATTCCCGGCATCGCGACGATGATCGGGATGTTCATCAACACCATTCCGGTGCGGGTGCGCCTGGAGCCGGCGGAGTCGGTGCTCAAGAACCTCGACCGGCTGCGCCGGGAGCAGGCGGCGCTGCTGCCCCACCACCACCTGGGGCTGGGCCGGCTGCAGCGGATGGCCGGGCACGGCGACCTCTTCGACACCTTCATGGTGTTCGAGAACTACCCGGACGACGAAGCGGCCCGCCCGTCCTACGCGGGGGTCGGGGTCGAGGTGGCCGGCGGCCACGATGCCGCGCACTACCCGCTGCGGGTCATCGCGGGGCTGGCCGGACAGCGGCTGGTGATCGAGCTGGAGTACCAGCCGGACCTGATCGACGAGGACGAGGCACAGGTGGTGCTCACCGCGCTCACCGACGTGCTGAAGGCGGTCGTGGCCGCTCCGGACGGCAGCGCCGGGGACGTGGAGTTCACCCTGCCGTCGTCGTTCCGTCGTGCCACCGCACCCGCCGGGGACGGTACGGGGGCGGACGCCGGGGACGGTACCGGGGCGGACGCCGGGGACCACGGCCCGGCCGCGCCGGGTCCCAGGGCGCCGCAGACGCCGGTGGAGGAAATCCTCTGCGGACTGTTCGAGAAGGTGCTGGGGCGGCCCTGCCCCTCGGTGGACGAGAGCTTCTTCGAGCTGGGCGGCCAGTCGCTGACCGCGATCCGGCTGCTGAGCCAGGTCCGGGCCGCCTTCGGGGTGGAGCTGTCGGTGCGTGCGGTCTTCGAGGCGCCGACGGTGGCCGGGCTGGCCGCGCAGCTGGCGCAGGCGGGTACGGCCCGGCCGCCGCTGGTGGCCGTGGAGCGTCCCGAGCTGGTGCCGATGTCCTACGCCCAGCGCGGCCTGTGGTTCGCCTTCCGGCTCAACGGGCCCGGCGTGACGTACAACAACCCGCTGCCGCTGCGGCTCTCCGGCGACCTGGACCGGGCCGCGCTGGCCGCCGCGCTCGCGGACCTGGTGGAGCGGCACGAGGTGCTGCGCACCCGCTTCGCCGAGTTCGCGGGCCGGCCGTGCCAGGTCGTCATGAGTTCCCGAGAGGCAGACATCCGGCTGGAGTGCGTCGAGCTGGCGGGCGAAGGGGACCTGCCGGACGCGCTGGCGGGGGCGGCGGGCCACGCCTTCGACCTGGCCACCGAGGCTCCTTTGCGGGCCACGCTCTTCCGGGTGTCCGAGCGTGAGCATGTGCTGTATCTGCTCACCCACCACATCGCCAGCGACGGCTGGTCGCTGGCCCCCCTGGTCCGCGACCTGTCCGCCGCCTACCGGTCCCGTACAGCGGGCCGGACCCCCCGGTGGGAGCCGCTGCCGGTGCAGTACGCGGACTACGCGCTGTGGCAGCGGGAGCTGCTGGGCGCCGAGTCGGTCCCCGACAGCGTCGCCGCTCGCCAACTCGATTACTGGCAGCGGCAGTTGGCCGGAGTGCCGGAACTTCTCCAGCTGCCTCTGGACCATCCGCGCCCGGCGGTGGCCGGCCGGCGCGGTGCCACCGTGCGCTTCGCCCTGGACGCCGCCCTGCACACCCGGATCACCGAGCTGGCCAGGCAGTCGGACGTCACCGTGTTCATGGTCGTCCAGGCGGCGCTGGCGGCGCTGCTCGCACGGCTGGGCGCGGGCAGCGACATCCCGATCGGGGCGGTGCTGGCGGGGCGTACCGACGAGGCGCTGGACGACCTCATCGGGTTCTTCGTCAACACCCTGGTGCTGCGTACGGATGTGTCCGGCGACCCGGCCTTCCGCGAACTGCTCGCCCGGGTGCGGGAGACGGACCTGGGCGCCTACGCCCACCAGGACCTGCCCTTCGAGCGGATCGTGGAGGCCGTCAACCCCGGGCGCTCCCTCTCGCACGCTCCGCTCACCCAGGTCACCCTGGTCTTCCAGAACAACGAGCGCGGCGCGCTGGACCTGCCCGGGGTGCGGGTCTCCTTCGAGGGCGAGGCCACCGGCAACGCCCGTGTGGACCTTGCCTTCAACATGGGCGAGAACCACACCGGGGACGGCGCGCCGGCCGGTATCGACGGTCTCGTGGAGTACGCCGCCGAGCTGTTCGCACCGCACACCGTGCAGCGGCTGGCCGACCGCCTGTGCCGGCTGCTGGAGAGCGCCACCGCCGACCCCGGCACCGCGGTCTCCGCGCTGGAGATCCTCTCCGCCGACGAGCGGCGGGCGCTGCTGCAGAGCGACGAGCCCGCCGCGGGCGGGCCGGTCCCGGTGGGCACCTTCCCCGAGCTGTTCGAGGCACAGGTGCGGCGCACCCCGCAACGGCCCGCGGTGGAGTCCGCCGTGGAGTCCGCGGCCGCCACCGTGACCTACGCCGAGCTCAACGAGCGGGCCAACCGCCTGGCCCGGCAGCTGGTCGCCCGGGGCGCAGGCCCCGAGAGCTATGTCGCGGTGGCGCTGCCCCGCTCGGCGCAGATGCTGGAGGGCATGCTCGCCGTCATGAAGGCCGGGGCGGGGTATCTGCCGCTGGACCCGGCCTACCCGGCCGAGCGGCTGGCGGCGATGCTGGCGGACAGCGCGCCCGCGCTGCTGCTGACCACCACGGAGCTGGCGGGCCGGCTGCCGCACCCCGGGGGCCTCGACGTGCTGCTGGCCGACGAGGCGGCCACCGCCGCCGAACGGGCCGCGCTGCCGGGGACGGACCTGGGCGACGCCGACCGCCGGGCCCCGCTGCGGGTCGCCCACCCCGCCTATGTCATCTTCACCTCGGGCTCCACCGGCCGCCCCAAGGGCGTGATGGTCAGCCATGCCGGGATCGGTGCGCTGGCCGCCCATCAGCTGGCCCACTACGCCGTGCGTCCCGAGAGCCGGGTGCTGCAGTGCGCCTCGCCCAGCTTCGATGTGTCGGTGGCGGAGTTCTGCCTCGCCCTGCTGTCCGGCGCGTGCCTGGTCGTACCCGCCGACACCCCGGCCGGACCGCCGCTCGCCGCGTTCCTCGCCGAGCGGCGCATCACCCACCTGCTCATCGTCCCCTCGGCGCTGGCACAGGTACCGCGGACCGAGCTCCCCGAGCTGCGCACCGTGGTCACCGGCGCGGAACCGCTCTCCCCCGAGCTGGCCGGGTTCTGGGGCCGCGACCGGCTGCTGATCAACGCGTACGGCCCCACCGAGGGCACCTGTGACGTGAGCTTCGCGCGGCGCCTGGTCCCCGACGCGGCCGCGGCGTCGGTCATCGGCCGGCCCATCGCCGGCAACCGGATGTACGTCCTGGACCAGGCCCTGCGGCCGGTACCGCCGGGCGTCGAGGGCGAGTTGTACCTCTCCGGCGGCGGGCTGGCGCGCGGCTACCTGGCCCGTCCCGGTATGACCGCGGAGCGCTTCGTCGCCGACCCGTACGGCGCGCCGGGCACCCGGATGTACCGCACCGGTGACCTGGCGGCATGGAACGCCGACGGGCAGCTGCAGTTCCGCGGCCGCGCCGACACCCAGGTCAAGGTGCGCGGATTCCGGGTGGAGCTGGGTGAGGTGGAGGCCGTGGTCGCGGGCTGCGCCGGGGTCGAGCGGGCCGTGGTGATGGTCCGCGAGGACCGTCCCGGCGACCAGCGCCTGGTGGCCTACGTCGAAACCGCCTGCGAATACGGAGAGTTGACGGCGCGGGCGCTGCGCTCCGAGGTCGCCGAGCGGCTGCCCGCCTATATGGTGCCGGGTGCCTTCGTCGTCGTGGACGAGTGGCCGCTGACCCCCAACGCCAAGCTGGACCACCGGGCGCTGCCCGCGCCCGCGCAGCCCGCCGCAGGCACGTACCGGCCGCCGCGCTCCCCCCAGGAGGAGCTGGTCTGCCGGCTGTTCGGCGACGTGCTCGGCGTGGAGCGGGTCGGCGTGGACGACAGCTTCTTCGAGCTCGGGGGGCACTCCCTGCTCGCCACCCGGCTGACACACCGCATCGGGCAGGCCCTGGGCCGCCCGCTGGAGCTGCGGGACATCTTCGCCGCGCCCACCCCGGCCCGGCTGTGCGAACAGCTCGACGGGGACGGCGGCAGCGCCTTCGAGGTGATCCTTCCGCTGCGCACCTCCGGCAGCGCGGCCCCGCTGTTCTGCGTCCATCCCATCGCCGGCCTCAGCTGGCGCTACTCGACGCTGCTGAGCGCGCTCAGCGCCGATCACCCGGTGTACGCGGTGCAGGCCAGAGGCCTGGACGGGACGGAGCCGCTGCCCGCTTCCATGGACGAGCTGGCCACGGACTACGCCCGGCAGATCCGCGCGGTACAGCCCGAAGGCCCGTACCACCTCCTGGGCTGGTCGCTGGGAGGGATCATGGCGCAGGCCGTGGCCACCGCGCTGGAGGCGGACGGACAGCAGATCGGGCTGCTGGCGGTGCTGGACACCTCACCGCCCGAGCCCGGAAGCCAGGGGACCGGAACGCGCGAGGAAATCCTCACCCAGATGTACGAGGGCTACGGCAAGATCTACGGCATTCCGGAGGGTGCACCCGAGGAGCCGACCGCGGACCGGATGCGCGCCCAGATCGTCGAGTGGTACGGGGAGGGCAGCAGCGAGCTGCGCTACCTGGGCCGCGAGCACCGGGCCGCCGCACTGGAGGTCAGCATCAACAACGCCTACCTGGCGGCGGAACGGCGGCCGGATGTGCTGCGCGCCGACCTGCTGCTGGTGCTGGCCACCCGCAAACGCCTGGAGGCCGTGGTGCCCGAGGCGTGGGAGGAGTTCCTGGCAGGCCGGATGGAGATCGCCGAGGTGGACTGCGAGCACTCCCAGATGATGGATCCGGGCCCCGCCGAGCAGATCGCGCGGATTGTCGCGCCGCGGATCGGACGGGCGCCGGGGGCCGCCGCGCGCACCGGAGAGGCGGCCGCGGCTGCTTCCTCGACCGCCTGA